One region of Paucibacter aquatile genomic DNA includes:
- a CDS encoding methyl-accepting chemotaxis protein translates to MKLIASLGITQRLYLVSALVCSSLAAVTVYAWSNLGSVTATARQTETVRVPQLSRMSQMELNMTRASLQLRHAILARSPEEQAKALADISTRRQLIQEELDGFEKHLSTSQGRQMFASLPAKLQSFWQTAEQDIRLLEAGQKAEAFAHLAEQTVPKRNEVLAVLEPLVDYQTELLVHDLQDVETRTAQIERGLEALVIGCIVLLLSSTFLIGRGLRQRVGLARQVAERVRDGDLSPVPADERRDEFSPLLQALQQMQSGLSELVTQVRGSSESVATASNEIAQGNLELSSRTEEQASALQQTAASMEQLGATVRQNSENAQQANQLAQGASLVATKGGHVVGQVVSTMKEINEASQRIADIISVIDGIAFQTNILALNAAVESARAGEQGRGFAVVASEVRHLAQRSAEAAKEIKSLITASVERVEKGTLLVDEAGATMDEVVRAIQRVTDIMGEISAASVEQNAGMSQISDAVTQMDHTTQQNAALVEESAAAADSLRSQAAGLVQSVAVFRLSEQAQQPAAAEFKAVAHKRTFQPAAAANAGWAGQERRSAERAQNVVRPEFKASSAAPVAAPRAQASKSAATGTHDAQWESF, encoded by the coding sequence ATGAAGCTGATCGCCTCGCTGGGCATCACCCAGCGCCTCTACCTCGTCTCCGCGCTGGTGTGCAGCAGCCTGGCTGCCGTGACGGTCTATGCCTGGTCCAATCTGGGCTCGGTCACGGCCACTGCCCGGCAGACCGAAACCGTGCGCGTTCCGCAACTCTCGCGCATGAGCCAGATGGAGCTCAATATGACGCGCGCCTCCTTGCAGCTGCGCCATGCCATCCTGGCGCGCAGCCCCGAGGAGCAGGCCAAGGCCCTGGCCGACATCAGCACCCGCCGCCAACTGATCCAGGAAGAGCTCGATGGCTTTGAAAAACACCTGAGTACCAGCCAGGGTCGGCAGATGTTCGCCAGCCTGCCCGCCAAGCTGCAGAGCTTCTGGCAAACCGCGGAGCAGGACATCCGCCTGCTCGAAGCGGGCCAGAAGGCCGAGGCCTTCGCCCATCTGGCAGAGCAGACCGTGCCCAAACGCAACGAGGTGTTGGCCGTGCTGGAACCCTTGGTCGACTACCAGACCGAGCTGCTGGTCCATGACCTGCAAGACGTCGAGACCCGCACCGCCCAGATTGAGCGCGGACTGGAAGCCCTGGTCATCGGCTGCATCGTCCTGCTGCTGAGCTCCACCTTTCTGATCGGCCGGGGCTTGCGCCAGCGCGTGGGCCTGGCCCGCCAGGTGGCCGAGCGTGTGCGCGACGGTGACCTGAGCCCCGTTCCTGCCGACGAGCGGCGCGATGAGTTCAGCCCCTTGTTGCAAGCGCTGCAGCAGATGCAATCCGGCCTGTCCGAGCTGGTCACGCAGGTGCGCGGCAGCTCGGAGAGCGTGGCCACGGCCAGCAACGAGATTGCGCAAGGCAATCTGGAACTGTCCAGCCGCACCGAGGAGCAAGCCAGCGCTCTGCAGCAAACCGCGGCCTCGATGGAACAGCTGGGCGCCACCGTGCGCCAGAACAGCGAAAACGCCCAGCAGGCCAATCAGCTGGCCCAGGGCGCCAGCCTGGTGGCGACCAAGGGCGGCCACGTCGTCGGCCAGGTGGTCAGCACCATGAAGGAGATCAACGAGGCCTCACAGCGCATCGCCGACATCATCAGCGTGATCGACGGCATTGCCTTCCAGACCAACATCCTGGCGCTGAACGCCGCCGTCGAGTCGGCCCGGGCTGGCGAGCAGGGCCGCGGCTTCGCCGTGGTGGCCAGCGAGGTGCGTCATCTGGCGCAGCGCAGCGCCGAGGCGGCCAAGGAGATCAAGAGCCTCATCACCGCCAGCGTCGAGCGGGTGGAAAAAGGCACGCTGCTGGTGGACGAGGCCGGCGCCACGATGGACGAGGTGGTGCGCGCCATCCAGCGTGTCACCGACATCATGGGTGAGATCAGCGCCGCCAGCGTTGAACAGAACGCCGGCATGAGCCAGATCAGCGACGCGGTCACCCAGATGGACCACACCACCCAGCAGAACGCCGCCCTGGTGGAGGAAAGTGCGGCCGCGGCCGACAGCCTGCGCTCGCAAGCGGCCGGTCTGGTGCAATCGGTGGCGGTGTTCCGCCTGAGCGAGCAGGCGCAACAGCCTGCGGCGGCCGAATTCAAAGCCGTGGCCCACAAGCGCACCTTCCAGCCCGCGGCGGCCGCCAACGCCGGCTGGGCTGGCCAGGAACGCCGCAGCGCCGAGCGCGCGCAGAACGTGGTCCGGCCCGAGTTCAAGGCCTCCTCGGCTGCCCCGGTGGCAGCGCCCCGGGCTCAGGCCAGCAAATCGGCCGCCACCGGCACCCACGACGCGCAGTGGGAGAGCTTCTGA
- the ppk2 gene encoding polyphosphate kinase 2, whose translation MAGKKDSKNSSKTKPRSEPSKLSKSEYLERMAPLQLELNAMAQWLQHSGKRLVVLVEGRDTAGKGGTIAAISETLNPRQCHTVALGKPSEREQGAWYFQRYVPHLPAAGEIALFDRSWYNRAGVESVMGFCTPPQTEAFLQQAPVFEKLLVDDGILLLKYWLCVDQEQQELRFAERLADPLKRWKLSPIDLEARTRYAEYGQARERMLAATHKTYAPWTLVDFNDQRLGRLTLIRHLLDQLPDVRVPQAKLKFPPLGHKPLTETFSGRLKPLRAQGGAAAGKGSKA comes from the coding sequence GAGCAAGCTCAGCAAGTCCGAATACCTCGAGCGCATGGCGCCGCTGCAGCTGGAGCTCAATGCCATGGCGCAGTGGCTGCAGCACAGTGGCAAGCGCTTGGTGGTGCTGGTCGAGGGGCGCGACACGGCTGGCAAGGGCGGCACGATCGCGGCGATCTCGGAGACCTTGAACCCGCGCCAGTGCCACACCGTGGCCCTGGGCAAGCCCAGCGAGCGGGAGCAGGGCGCCTGGTACTTTCAGCGTTATGTGCCGCACCTGCCTGCCGCGGGCGAGATCGCGCTGTTCGACCGCAGCTGGTACAACCGCGCCGGGGTGGAGAGCGTCATGGGCTTTTGCACGCCGCCCCAGACCGAGGCCTTTTTGCAGCAGGCGCCGGTGTTCGAGAAGCTCCTGGTGGACGACGGCATCCTCTTGCTCAAGTACTGGCTCTGCGTGGACCAGGAGCAGCAGGAGCTGCGCTTTGCCGAGCGCCTGGCCGACCCGCTCAAGCGCTGGAAGCTCTCGCCCATCGATCTGGAGGCGCGCACCCGCTACGCCGAGTACGGCCAGGCCCGTGAGCGCATGCTGGCGGCCACGCACAAGACCTACGCGCCTTGGACCCTGGTGGATTTCAACGACCAGCGCCTGGGTCGCCTGACCTTGATCCGCCACCTGCTCGATCAGCTGCCCGATGTGCGCGTGCCCCAGGCCAAGCTCAAGTTTCCGCCGCTGGGGCACAAGCCGCTGACGGAGACGTTCAGCGGCAGGCTCAAGCCGCTTCGAGCTCAGGGCGGTGCGGCTGCAGGCAAAGGGTCAAAGGCGTAG
- a CDS encoding TPM domain-containing protein: MNAGSTSKTRKQGWLRWWRHRWMDSRDAERALPDAALARIEALVRASEARHQGQICVCVEAGLPTSYLWKGLQARDRAITLFGKLRVWDTEANNGVLIYLLLADRAIEVVADRGLKPCVSPQQWQALVASLGEALKAGQFEPGLAAAVNGVSELLCEHFPLREGETARNELPDAVLRL, encoded by the coding sequence ATGAACGCTGGATCGACAAGCAAGACAAGAAAGCAGGGCTGGCTGCGCTGGTGGCGCCACCGCTGGATGGACAGCCGGGATGCCGAACGCGCCCTGCCCGATGCGGCACTGGCGCGCATCGAGGCCCTGGTGCGCGCCAGTGAGGCCCGGCACCAAGGCCAGATCTGCGTCTGCGTCGAAGCCGGCCTGCCCACCTCCTATTTGTGGAAAGGGCTGCAGGCGCGTGACCGCGCGATCACCTTGTTCGGCAAGCTGCGGGTCTGGGACACCGAGGCCAACAACGGCGTGCTGATCTATCTGCTGCTGGCCGACCGGGCCATCGAGGTGGTGGCCGATCGCGGCCTCAAGCCCTGCGTGAGCCCGCAGCAATGGCAAGCCCTGGTGGCCTCGCTTGGTGAGGCCTTGAAGGCCGGCCAGTTCGAGCCCGGACTGGCGGCCGCGGTGAACGGGGTGAGCGAGCTGCTTTGCGAGCATTTCCCGTTGCGCGAAGGTGAGACCGCCCGCAACGAACTGCCCGACGCCGTGCTACGCCTTTGA
- the hemE gene encoding uroporphyrinogen decarboxylase: MNAPLQNDTFLRACLRQPTDYTPVWLMRQAGRYLPEYRDTRAKAGSFMGLATNRDYATEVTLQPLERYQLDAAILFSDILTVPDAMGLGLSFAIGEGPKFAQVVRDEAAVAALAVPDMDKLRYVFDAVSSIRKALNGRVPLIGFSGSPWTLACYMVEGGGSDDYRQVKSLMYARPDLMHRILQVNADAVAQYLNAQIEAGAQAVMLFDSWGGVLADGMFQRFSLEYSRRVLAQVKTEHEGQRIPRILFTKGGALWLDEIADAGADVVGLDWTANLGRARAQVGGRVALQGNLDPNVLFAPPDAIREQVRSVLDSFGNPQRADGGWDGHVFNLGHGISQHTPPEHVTALVDEVHAHSRRLRQGA; this comes from the coding sequence ATGAATGCACCTCTGCAAAACGACACCTTCCTGCGCGCCTGCCTGCGCCAGCCCACCGACTACACCCCCGTCTGGCTGATGCGCCAGGCCGGCCGCTACCTGCCGGAGTACCGCGACACGCGGGCCAAGGCCGGCAGCTTCATGGGTCTGGCCACCAACCGCGACTATGCGACCGAGGTGACCTTGCAGCCGCTGGAGCGCTACCAGCTCGATGCAGCCATTCTGTTCAGCGACATCCTGACCGTGCCCGATGCCATGGGCCTGGGTCTCTCCTTTGCCATCGGCGAAGGGCCGAAGTTCGCCCAGGTCGTGCGTGACGAGGCCGCCGTGGCCGCCCTGGCCGTGCCCGACATGGACAAGCTGCGCTATGTCTTCGACGCGGTCAGCTCCATCCGCAAGGCCTTGAACGGCCGCGTGCCCCTGATCGGTTTCTCCGGCAGCCCCTGGACCCTGGCCTGCTATATGGTCGAAGGCGGCGGCTCGGACGACTACCGCCAGGTCAAGAGCCTGATGTACGCCCGCCCCGACCTGATGCACCGCATCCTGCAGGTCAATGCCGACGCCGTGGCTCAGTACCTGAACGCCCAGATCGAAGCCGGCGCCCAGGCCGTGATGCTGTTCGACAGCTGGGGCGGCGTGCTGGCCGACGGCATGTTCCAGCGCTTCAGCCTGGAGTACTCGCGCCGGGTGCTGGCCCAGGTCAAGACCGAGCATGAAGGCCAGCGCATCCCGCGCATCCTGTTCACCAAGGGCGGCGCGCTCTGGCTGGACGAAATCGCCGATGCCGGCGCCGATGTGGTGGGCCTGGACTGGACGGCCAACCTCGGCCGTGCTCGCGCCCAGGTCGGTGGCCGGGTTGCCCTGCAGGGCAATCTGGACCCGAACGTGCTGTTCGCGCCGCCGGACGCCATCCGCGAGCAGGTCCGTTCGGTGCTGGACAGTTTCGGCAATCCGCAGCGTGCCGATGGCGGCTGGGACGGCCATGTGTTCAATCTGGGACATGGCATCAGCCAGCACACCCCCCCCGAGCATGTCACCGCCCTGGTGGACGAGGTGCATGCCCATTCGCGTCGGCTGCGCCAAGGCGCCTGA
- a CDS encoding LemA family protein codes for MTAISKTSRNARNTRSALSAAAALALTLSLSGCGYNEFQTLDEQVNANWAEVLSQYQRRADLIPNIVNTVKGEANFEQETLTKVIEARAKATSIQVTPELAKDPEALKKFQAAQGEVSSALSRLLVVSENYPNLKANQGFQDLRVQLEGTENRITVARNRYIKSVADYNVHTRQFPNNLTAKVFGYEVKPNFTVQNEAAISNAPAVSFDKPASK; via the coding sequence ATGACGGCCATCTCGAAGACCTCACGCAACGCCCGCAACACCCGCAGCGCCCTCAGCGCCGCTGCGGCACTCGCCCTGACGCTCTCGCTCAGCGGCTGCGGCTACAACGAATTCCAGACCCTGGACGAGCAGGTCAACGCCAACTGGGCCGAGGTGCTAAGCCAGTACCAGCGCCGCGCCGACCTGATCCCCAACATCGTCAACACGGTCAAGGGCGAGGCCAACTTCGAGCAAGAGACCCTCACCAAGGTGATCGAGGCGCGTGCCAAGGCCACCAGCATCCAGGTCACACCCGAGCTGGCCAAGGACCCGGAGGCGCTGAAGAAGTTCCAGGCCGCCCAGGGCGAGGTGTCGAGCGCGCTGTCACGCCTGCTGGTGGTCAGCGAGAACTACCCCAACCTCAAGGCCAACCAGGGCTTCCAGGATCTGCGCGTGCAGCTGGAAGGCACCGAGAACCGCATCACCGTAGCGCGCAACCGTTACATCAAGTCGGTGGCCGACTACAACGTGCACACCCGCCAGTTCCCCAACAACCTGACCGCCAAGGTGTTTGGTTATGAGGTCAAGCCCAACTTCACGGTGCAGAACGAGGCGGCGATCAGCAACGCCCCGGCCGTGAGCTTCGACAAACCGGCGTCCAAATAA
- a CDS encoding chemotaxis protein CheW, whose amino-acid sequence MSALQVIPETSSHTLSVMQEHLDRGRSQEFLSCQLGGVSYGIPLRCVQEIRSYEAPTQIANAPAWVKGIVDLRGVIVPIVDLRMSFGLPQVNYDALTVTVVLHLRERVIGVVVDSVSDVLALSGPQIKPAPSFSQALDAGYIAGIGTPDAEDTQRMLILLDIERLLGGAAMGLLPAEMLALN is encoded by the coding sequence ATGAGCGCGCTTCAAGTGATCCCTGAGACCAGCAGCCACACGCTGTCCGTGATGCAAGAGCATCTGGACCGTGGTCGCAGCCAGGAGTTCTTGAGCTGCCAGCTGGGTGGCGTGTCCTACGGCATTCCGCTGCGCTGCGTGCAGGAGATCCGTTCCTACGAAGCGCCCACCCAGATTGCCAACGCGCCCGCCTGGGTCAAGGGCATCGTCGATCTGCGCGGCGTGATCGTGCCCATCGTCGACCTGCGCATGAGCTTCGGCCTGCCCCAGGTGAACTATGACGCGCTGACCGTGACTGTGGTGCTGCACTTGCGGGAGCGCGTGATCGGCGTGGTGGTCGATTCGGTCAGCGATGTGCTGGCCCTGAGCGGCCCCCAGATCAAGCCCGCACCGAGCTTCAGCCAAGCGCTGGATGCAGGCTACATCGCCGGCATCGGCACACCAGATGCCGAGGACACCCAGCGCATGCTGATCCTGCTCGACATCGAGCGCCTGCTTGGCGGTGCGGCCATGGGCCTGCTGCCGGCCGAAATGCTGGCCTTGAACTGA
- a CDS encoding TPM domain-containing protein, giving the protein MSKALRLHPLLLLGGLLSLLLALAGGPARAQELRPVPVLTQQVMDQTGTLSAAQREALTSKLERFERESGSQLVILIVASSQPEDIAAFAQRVGDAWKIGRKDVGDGLLIVVAKNDRKVRIEVAKALEGAVPDLAARQIIQNALSPAFKAGDYAGGLNLAVDQLQARIRGEALPAPAPGATPARGTASGDGGLDFETLGALFFIGVPILGSLLSSIFGRKLGSLFTSAVAGSAAGWMASSALIGGLVGFVALIVVGVMGLGGSRSHSVRRGGRGRSDSGPVIWGGSGGSWGGGGGGSDSGGGGFSSGGGGDFGGGGASGDW; this is encoded by the coding sequence ATGAGCAAGGCACTGCGGCTGCACCCGCTGCTCCTGCTCGGCGGGCTGCTCAGCCTGCTGCTGGCACTGGCCGGCGGGCCGGCGCGCGCGCAGGAGCTGCGCCCCGTGCCTGTGCTTACCCAGCAGGTGATGGACCAGACGGGCACGCTCAGCGCCGCGCAGCGCGAGGCCTTGACGAGCAAGCTGGAGCGCTTCGAGCGCGAGAGCGGCTCGCAGCTGGTGATCCTGATCGTGGCCAGCAGCCAGCCCGAGGACATTGCCGCCTTCGCGCAGCGCGTCGGCGATGCCTGGAAGATCGGCCGCAAGGATGTAGGCGACGGCCTTCTGATCGTGGTGGCCAAGAACGACCGCAAGGTGCGCATCGAAGTGGCCAAGGCGCTGGAAGGTGCCGTGCCCGATCTGGCCGCACGCCAGATCATCCAGAACGCCCTCAGCCCCGCGTTCAAGGCGGGTGACTATGCCGGCGGCTTGAACCTGGCAGTGGACCAACTTCAAGCACGCATCCGCGGCGAAGCGCTGCCCGCGCCCGCGCCCGGCGCCACGCCGGCCCGAGGCACGGCGTCCGGCGATGGCGGCCTTGATTTCGAAACCCTGGGCGCCCTCTTCTTCATCGGCGTACCCATCTTGGGGTCCCTTCTGAGCAGCATCTTCGGGCGCAAGCTCGGCAGCCTGTTCACCAGTGCGGTGGCGGGCTCGGCGGCCGGCTGGATGGCGTCCAGCGCGCTGATCGGCGGCTTGGTGGGATTTGTGGCCTTGATCGTGGTGGGCGTGATGGGCTTGGGGGGATCGCGGAGCCACAGCGTTCGCCGCGGTGGCCGAGGCCGCAGCGACAGCGGCCCCGTCATCTGGGGAGGGTCGGGCGGATCTTGGGGCGGAGGCGGCGGCGGCAGCGACAGTGGCGGTGGCGGTTTCAGCTCGGGCGGCGGCGGCGACTTTGGCGGCGGCGGCGCCTCGGGAGACTGGTGA
- a CDS encoding PEP-CTERM sorting domain-containing protein: MNLFFTRLAAPALACAALLGSALPAQADMRFYSSQAAFNAAISAPVTDSFNDLFWAQGPSSLYREPGGGYSYVVNALKFDGSDYSSFYNAGSDSDVWLSTDQATDVISFDFNYTDKVYGVGGFFFGTDALGAFLPGQSIKLNALDADGIEQVVIIENAQPGTFYGFASTSQIRYFEISAVQPSDGLTWVAANDLVLGQVAAVPEPSSAALLLGGLGLLGWGLRRRTQPGCTPRTPQI; the protein is encoded by the coding sequence ATGAATCTCTTCTTCACACGCCTTGCCGCTCCGGCCCTGGCCTGCGCCGCCCTGCTGGGCAGCGCCCTGCCCGCCCAGGCGGACATGCGCTTCTACAGCTCCCAAGCCGCCTTCAACGCCGCCATCTCGGCGCCGGTCACGGACAGCTTCAACGACCTCTTCTGGGCCCAGGGCCCGAGCTCGCTGTACCGCGAACCCGGTGGCGGCTACAGCTATGTGGTCAATGCGCTGAAATTCGACGGCAGCGACTACTCGAGCTTCTACAACGCCGGCAGCGACAGCGATGTCTGGCTGTCCACCGACCAGGCCACCGATGTCATCAGCTTCGACTTCAACTACACGGACAAGGTCTACGGCGTTGGCGGCTTCTTCTTCGGCACCGATGCACTGGGCGCCTTTCTGCCGGGCCAGAGCATCAAGCTCAATGCCCTCGATGCCGACGGCATCGAGCAGGTGGTGATCATCGAGAACGCCCAACCGGGCACGTTCTACGGCTTTGCCTCAACCAGCCAGATCCGCTACTTTGAGATCAGCGCCGTGCAGCCCAGCGATGGTCTGACCTGGGTGGCGGCCAACGACCTGGTCTTGGGCCAGGTGGCTGCCGTGCCCGAGCCGAGCAGCGCGGCCCTGCTGCTGGGAGGCTTGGGCCTGTTGGGCTGGGGGCTCCGGCGTCGCACGCAGCCCGGCTGCACGCCGAGAACACCGCAAATCTGA
- a CDS encoding primosomal protein N' encodes MAELPVQRIRVAVEAPQHSGLSGPLDYLSERALAPGSLVRVPLGRRELMGIVWPGEPDGGAEAAALRPILAELDGLPPLSASWCQLVEFAASYYQRSIGELALAVLPPQLRELDNTQLRARLKKLGKFLASPAEAQGSAPEAEEAPAGRPTLSPAQQQVLDELDALLDAARNSAPAPVLLYGITGSGKTEVYLRAAEHALAQGRQVLVLVPEINLTPQLEARFAERFGGSAASGGAAHRIVSLHSALTPAQRLRNWLAAHLGEADLVLGTRLAVFASMPRLGLIVVDEEHDPSYKQQDGARYSARDLAIYRAHQEKIPVILGSATPSLESWQRANEGRYKRLLLPGRIGGGALPRVRLFDMKRMPLSKGVTTALTTPLLDALRLRLERGEQSLIFLNRRGYAPVLHCAECNWKSDCPHCSAWRVFHKGDRTLRCHHCGFTERVPSACPSCGNQDIAPLGRGTERLEEQLQEQLPGARVLRIDADSTKHKGELEAQLAAVHSGEVDILVGTQMVTKGHDFRRITLVAAVNPDGALFSSDFRAPERLFALLMQAGGRAGRDAEAAARSEMWVQTWHPEHALYQALKQHDFEAFAKSQLAERESAGLPPFAHLALLRAEGRTVEAAQGFLKAAAAFAQAMPEAQGCLVYPAIPMSVARVANVERMQMLVEAGSRGALQRLLWHWMPELHALKREHKGLLRWALDVDPLAI; translated from the coding sequence ATGGCTGAATTGCCGGTGCAGCGCATTCGCGTCGCCGTGGAGGCGCCGCAGCACAGCGGCCTCAGCGGCCCGCTGGACTATCTGAGTGAGCGTGCGCTCGCACCGGGCAGCCTGGTGCGGGTGCCGCTGGGGCGGCGCGAGCTCATGGGCATCGTCTGGCCCGGTGAGCCCGACGGGGGCGCCGAGGCGGCCGCCCTGCGCCCCATCCTGGCCGAGCTGGACGGCCTGCCGCCGCTGAGCGCCAGCTGGTGCCAGCTGGTCGAGTTTGCCGCCAGCTATTACCAGCGCAGCATCGGTGAGCTGGCCCTGGCCGTGCTGCCGCCCCAGCTGCGCGAGCTGGACAACACCCAGCTGCGGGCGCGGCTGAAGAAGCTGGGCAAGTTCCTCGCCAGCCCTGCCGAGGCGCAGGGCAGTGCGCCGGAGGCGGAGGAAGCCCCGGCCGGCCGACCGACCCTGAGCCCGGCCCAGCAGCAGGTGCTGGACGAACTCGACGCGCTGCTCGATGCCGCGCGCAACAGCGCCCCCGCGCCCGTGCTGCTCTACGGCATCACCGGCAGCGGCAAGACCGAGGTGTATCTGCGCGCCGCTGAGCATGCACTGGCCCAAGGCCGCCAGGTGCTGGTGCTGGTGCCCGAGATCAATCTGACGCCGCAGCTGGAGGCCCGCTTCGCCGAGCGTTTTGGCGGCTCAGCCGCGAGCGGCGGCGCCGCGCATCGCATCGTCTCCCTGCACAGCGCCCTGACCCCGGCCCAGCGCCTGCGCAACTGGCTGGCCGCCCATCTGGGCGAAGCCGATCTGGTGCTGGGTACGCGCTTGGCGGTGTTCGCCTCCATGCCGCGCCTGGGCCTGATCGTGGTGGACGAGGAGCATGACCCGTCCTACAAGCAGCAGGATGGCGCGCGCTACTCGGCCCGCGACCTGGCCATCTACCGCGCCCATCAGGAAAAGATCCCGGTCATCCTGGGCTCGGCCACGCCCTCGCTGGAGAGCTGGCAGCGCGCCAACGAAGGGCGCTACAAGCGCCTCCTGCTGCCGGGCCGCATCGGCGGCGGCGCCTTGCCGCGCGTGCGCCTCTTTGACATGAAGCGCATGCCGCTGAGCAAAGGCGTCACGACGGCGCTGACCACGCCCCTGCTGGACGCCCTGCGCCTGCGCCTGGAGCGCGGTGAGCAAAGCCTGATCTTCCTGAACCGGCGCGGCTACGCCCCGGTGCTGCACTGCGCCGAATGCAATTGGAAAAGCGATTGCCCGCACTGCAGCGCCTGGCGCGTGTTCCACAAGGGCGACCGCACCCTGCGTTGCCACCACTGCGGCTTCACCGAGCGGGTGCCCAGCGCCTGCCCGAGCTGCGGCAACCAAGACATTGCCCCGCTGGGCCGCGGTACCGAGCGCCTGGAAGAGCAGTTGCAGGAACAGCTGCCCGGCGCCCGCGTGCTGCGCATCGATGCCGACAGCACCAAGCACAAGGGCGAGCTGGAGGCGCAGCTGGCCGCCGTGCACAGCGGCGAGGTGGACATCTTGGTCGGCACGCAGATGGTGACCAAGGGGCACGACTTCCGCCGCATCACCCTGGTGGCCGCGGTCAACCCCGATGGCGCCTTGTTCAGCAGCGATTTCCGCGCGCCCGAGCGCCTGTTCGCCCTGCTGATGCAGGCCGGCGGCCGGGCCGGGCGTGATGCCGAGGCGGCCGCGCGCAGCGAGATGTGGGTGCAGACCTGGCACCCCGAGCATGCGCTCTACCAGGCGCTCAAGCAGCATGACTTCGAAGCCTTCGCCAAGAGCCAGCTGGCCGAGCGCGAATCGGCCGGCCTGCCGCCCTTTGCCCACCTGGCCCTGCTGCGCGCCGAGGGGCGCACGGTCGAGGCCGCGCAAGGCTTTTTGAAGGCCGCCGCAGCCTTTGCCCAGGCCATGCCCGAAGCTCAGGGCTGCTTGGTCTATCCGGCCATTCCCATGAGCGTGGCTCGGGTGGCCAATGTCGAGCGCATGCAGATGCTGGTCGAAGCCGGCAGCCGCGGCGCCCTGCAACGCCTGCTCTGGCACTGGATGCCCGAGCTGCATGCCCTCAAGCGCGAGCACAAGGGCTTGCTGCGCTGGGCGCTGGACGTGGACCCGCTGGCGATCTGA